CTCCCCTTCATATACAATTGGCTGGCTATGCGTGCCAATGGTGACGGTAGTAGTGACTGGTATTTCTACCGAAACTTGGACTCAAATTCTTGCATACCTCCCCGTAGTGTAAATGAGGTACAAGTATCAATTTATAGCAATTTTCCTATCTTGTTGCCTACTTGCTCCAAAATGGATTTTTATAGTATTCAATTGGCAGATGTTGTAGCCTGATCCATACTGTGGTTATTGAAAGCTTTGATTCTGCCGGAACGAAATTGGGTTCCCATTGATAGACGGATAGGAAGTATCCAGCTACAAACCATGGCCCCTCATTCAAGACTATACTCATTCTTTCTTCAATGCCGAATTTAACTATGAAGAAATCTCATCctagaccaatgagtatgagtGGTTCGATTGGATTCCATAGATGGGTGAGCTTTACTCTCAGTAGCTAGTGAGGGATTTGTTTTCCCAAACAGTTTGACAATTAGTGAGTACTTTCAtgatttgtatagtttgattttgtCTACATTACATAGTAGGATTGGATATTTCCTGTATTTAATTCAAAATGGGTGCAGGGTGGTAAAGGAAAATTTATCCCATAGGAAATGAAAGAACTCAGGGTTTTTTTCCATCAGGATTTCCTTGAAGGAGTTCTTTTGGGTTGTCTTCCTCCATTTCAGTCTGGGGGACTTCATTAGTAATATCGGGGGGTTCCAGTGGTATTCGAGGAGTTGGGTCTCTAGCCGGGAGTGGGGATGTGACCATTGTTGAGTGGCAATTTGGTTAGTTTGGAATTAAAGAGATCTTGGTCTTTCTCTCTCTAAAGTTCATAAACCTTTTGCTTACAAATTTCGGTGTTGAGCCACAACTACTTCTAAGTTACTAATATTATCTATAAATGATTATATCTAATTAATTTTTAGGGTATGATAACAGTGTGAAATTCTTTTAAACTAGTATCACTACATTGAACCTAATGTCACCCTTAAAAAAGGAAGGGAGGTCGTGTAAGTATGACTAGTACAACATGAGAAATTAAGCTATAGACTACTTGGAAGGTATTGAAGAGTCATCCAAACTCCAAAGGCATTAGGCCTTAGTACTAGTTGGACCATTTCCAACTACGTAATTATTACTCCCTTCATTCACTTTGTACGtatctaaaaatagatttttatttttatttgtcactttacgcatattaagagaagacaattttttttttgttatacccacagtatttattacttatttcaaattattttctcacatctaataaaatatgcatcaattaatatgggtatcatggtaaattatgtatttcgtttattatttttttaagggAGGTGAAAACTAAAAAAATGTCAAATAAAAGTGAACTAAAAGTAGTTAATAGCAATAGCTTATATATGGTCTTCTATAGGTTTTGGACTGCGACTTCTAGACCAGCCTCATTAAATTCTCTTAGACCGGTCAACTAGTCTAGAATAAATCATTAGTCATCACTTTGAgaattctatgattttactactgacttatctctttctttattttttgtgttttaaattaatgaattaaataaattCTTTGGTTGTAACTGTCTTCTGATCAACAAAATCTTGACCATATAATATAATCaccagaatttttttttttttttggggggtgggggggggaggggggggggaagaGAAAGACCAATAAAATATGTTCTCAATTCATTTATTtatcctttttttaaaattttaaataggtAATCAAGTACCAAAAAGATAATATATTATGTGTACGGTAAATCTCATGAAACACAACAATCTAGCACAATAACTGAGCTATATGTACGATAAATAATATTACCAGTACATGTTAATCTACTCGTTAGATGGTAAGTCGCTGTTTATTTAATTCATCCACATGGAATGTTTGAATTAGAATGTCCCTTTTTACAGCTAATGCTTTAAAGATAAACAAGTAAAATATATTGATTCTAAGTGTAGCTTGCACTATGCTTTCCATGTTCTTTGACGCACTCTTTGTCACATTGTTTGTCACTTTAGTAAAATTGTCATATATGTGTAAGTATTACTATTAACTTTCCAGAAAACTTTTAGTTaatgaaaaaacaaataaaattgaaagaaaagaTAGTGAAGAACGAACGAGAATGTTTTACTccgttttctttgtttttcacatcttttatgctattttcattttttattattttgtttattctATTGTAGATATAAAATTTGACAGAAAAGGGTAGTGAATTTTTAAGATCACATTAAAATGTATGTGCATCGGGTATTTATAccaaattatgataatttaccaTAGTTAAGTGATAAATTAAGGAAAGAATGTATTTGTAACTAATTATGATTTAGTGATACCGTATTTATAAAGGCATGTATCATATATTTATTGAATTGGTGTAAACATTTGATGCGAATAAACTTTTACCCTTTAACCTTTTTAGATTAATAGAAGAATAAGCTGTCAAAGTTGAATTGCACCTTGTCCCTAATACTCCAAAAGTTTTAAGGGAATTTTGATACAAAATGCTTGTCTCTATGGGTATAAATAAGGAATTTTTCTTGTAGATATAAAATTAGGATAATATTTACCTGATTTAATTAGTTAGATTTTTAAAAAGTAGCTagaatttttttacaaaatatatataaattcggTCAAAatatacaatttacatacaactttTTGTTGTACAGAATTCGGTCAAAACATACAACTTGCATGCAATTTTTTATGTGTAGAATCCGGTTAAATTATATAACTTCTGTACAATTATGTTAGTTGTATTATTTTATATGTCGTTTGTACACccgatatacaaaatatatacagaTTATTTATATCGTCCTCTTCGAATTTATTCAAAAATCTCTACCAAAACTAACTCAATCTTCACCGAActctctcaaaattgagatataaactccaaaggaTATTCCCAATCATTTACAATAACACCCTATCCAAATAAATAACAATTTCCTAAAACCTGATTTTCGAATTCAAAATTTTTTAATGGTTAACTGTCGATGAAACTTTTAATGGAGTTTTGCATTCTAGCATTCTGCCGCATTCACTcatggcagattctttcatactTTGGCCATTCCATTTTACGCGACGTAGTCAAAAACATCACGGAGCTTTaacttgtatattttgtatcaaaGGGTAAAAAAAGGTACTAAAGTAAAATATATAACATCCGCAACACTCCTTTACTCCAACATGTATGTACCACTAAACTAAAATGTAAGCTTCAGTATTTTGTATTACTTCCTATGAGCTAATCTAAGGAAACAGTGGGATCTGACCTTATGGACAGAAAAGAACACTAGAACAAAACTGAGAATTACATCGTTCAAATGAGCTCATGGTTTTCGACAAAGGTTAGTTATATAGTTTGCTCTTTAGCTGTTTAGCATCGTGTTGTGTTGACTATTAAATAAATTGAATATCTACATGTGAAAATTGTGATGTAAAAAACTCTATAATTGATAGATATCATGTTTACCCTTTCCAATAATTCTTCATACGCATCGAACAAACACTTTCTAAGAGTGACAAAATAAGGATCAAAACAGCCATTCCAACAAAGCGAAATCCAAAAAGGATTCAAATGAATCAAGTAAGCTAAGTCTACCTCCGTCTTCACCATATATGTTGTTTGCCTTGTACAAAACTGAAACGAAAACATGAAAACTAATAACAAACTATAAAATACAATTCTCCCTCTCATAAGGACCGACCTCATCATCGTTCAGAACAAAAATCAGTTACCTAGAGAAAATTCTGATGTTGCAGTACAACACGAGAATGAATTAATCATCATCACAGGATTTGAGCAGCAGTGTTGAGTTTTTCTGCAAAACTCAGTTGTGTCCTTGTGAGGCTTGCCAAATAGAGCAAGAGCAATTGGTCCTGCAAGGAAAGTTTAACTCAGGGTCAGGCAACCTGATCTGGTTTGAGCTTCATTCATATCAATGGTAACTGACAAACTTATTAGCATTTATATTGCATTTTAAAAAAGCAAGAAACTTAAGGGGGCCAACATAGCCACACATAATAATTCTACAAACAATCATAGAGCCGCTTCAACTTTTTGCTATGAGGCAACTACGGCCCTATACCCTTTTTTGTAGCACATAAACACTTTGGACACATTTGGTTAAAGGTATTAGACAAATCAATCAAGGTATACAACAAATGCATTGCTATTATAATGTTTGGTAGCAATTTTCAATTTATGCATATTAATCCTTGTACAAGGTATACCCCTACATTATTAATCTTTGTATTACAATCCATGAATAACTTGTTTCTAAACCAAATGACCATTTAATGATCAGCTAGACTCTTGTGCTACATTTTATTAACATGATGAATCACGAATTTTGTCCAACATTTTACATGTGCTTAATATGAAAGATAATATGGAATTTTATGGTACAAAACTTTAAATtgaaaagagaaaaggagaatAAAGAGGAAGGGCTGACCACATAGGGGGAAGGCCTGGTGGTCCAGGATGAGAGGGAAGTTGTAAAAAAAGAACCAAGACTGGAGTTTTACAAGGAGAAGAAATGGTAGGGAATGGAAAGCATTATAGAGCGAATAAACTAGTTGAAATTCCCATAAGACTACATTTTCCAGGTTCTTTTCCCCAAGATCGATACATCTCAAGCTTTTATCATTAAAGACGCAGTAAAAGATGTATGACAATGAAGTGATAACATGGCTGCCATTTTAGCAGGATCTCAAGCTGCAGTTAGTCAATTAGAAAACAGAAGTATGGTGTTTTAGGTTCAAGTGGCCTATTTTTAACtgggaagaagggaaaaagaagagaaaaggggtATAGATGCTTAGGGTAAGGGTAAAAACATGCAGGGGTGGAAGAGCCAGCTGCCAAGGCAAGTGTGCATGGATTGGAGAAAACATGGAcaagaagaaaatagaagaatcCATCAGTTTGTTCTCATACCTAAAAGTGTTTAAACAGAATGAGAAATGTTATTATATTagaagttgaagcagaacttgCTATAAGGATTAGCTCAAAGCAGAAATTGCCACAAAGCTAATTGGATGTTTCACTGAAGTACTTCTCCTTTCCACAAATAACCAACAAAAGGTAATTCCTGAAATTTCTAACTACAGTGTGTAAGAGCTAGGGAGAAGTAAAATAATATGTCTACAGtcttgctttcttttcctttcttttccacTTGGTTAGGAAGGGTGGAGAGGGAATAGGAAGGAAACATTGGAAATTAGCAATCCAATTTAAAGGTAAAAATAACTACCTGGAGACCATCATTAATGAGCTTATCAAAGTCTTCAGATGAGAGCTTGGGAAGGGAAGCCACGGTATCAGATATGAACCTTCCGATTTTATTATCTTGTGGCACACGTCCTTCCTGCAAAGGAATATCAATATGGTAAATGACTAAAAAAAGAGCAGAGCAAGTGCAAAATTTGAGTACTGCAACGTTCAGTTaccacaacatcatcaacatatttGTAGACGTCATCAATCAGAGAAAGTAATCGTTGCATTGAGGCTTCCATTCCTTCAAGATCGTTGGGAAGTTTGTCTACTGTAGTCGTCTTAAGTATATCAACTGAAGTAATGGAACATAAGAAAACTCCAGTGAGAAACTTTATTGTGCAAAGGAAATTAACATGACTTATGCTCTTTACCTCTTTctccaaacaaaaataaaaaagataccACTTCTTACCCTTTCTATCAGAACACATTACACTATAGCTACTTTTTGCGTCTACTTTGGATGGATGATAATTTGATCATCAAAGATATTATAATGAACTCAATCACAGTGTACTGGGGATTCATCAACCCCTATTCACTCGCATCAGTCACAGtatggaaaaaattaaaaaaaacgaaGAAATGTAAAGAAAATTAACCCATCCTATATGGTATGGGAGGTAAGTGGAGACATACATCCAACCCTTTCAGCTTCAACCATGCGCAGGTCCAAAGGTACTTCCTGAAATTGGGCAGCAAGCGGCTGGTCTCCAATAGACAAAAGCACAGAAACAAAACCTTTTACAGAAGCTTCCCCATTTGTGAATCCAGTGTCAACGGTCAAATGTATAGGATTTGTAGTTTCTCTGGAATAAAACTCATGGATCAAAGCACTACCACCTGTGACTCCAAAGCCAGTAGAAAACCTGTGTCCAAGTATCAGATAGTCACACTTTCATCAGCTCTAGTATTACAAGCTTTGACTTGTTCACCACTACATAAAGCAGGAAGTTCACAGGCTAATCATCGACTTTGGATGCAGTTAAATATTCAAGATGACTGGAACTTAAAAGGAGTTATGAAGTATGTTGATAGACAGATACAAGAACTCAAGTATGTGATATGCAACATATAGTTGCCAGTACTAATAAGTTCTGAGGACAAATAAGTAGGTGCATTCTGTTAACTCCAAAACCAATAGAAAACCTGTGAAGTCCAAGTATCAGATAGTCACAGTTTCATCAGCTCTAGTATTACAAGTTTTAAC
The nucleotide sequence above comes from Nicotiana tabacum cultivar K326 chromosome 12, ASM71507v2, whole genome shotgun sequence. Encoded proteins:
- the LOC107787937 gene encoding eukaryotic translation initiation factor 3 subunit F — encoded protein: MASSDHTILQFSPSSTILSAKVHPLVIFNICDCYVRRPDQADRVIGTLLGSVLPDGTVDIRNSYAVPHSESQDQVALDIDYHHNMLSSHQKVNPKEVIVGWFSTGFGVTGGSALIHEFYSRETTNPIHLTVDTGFTNGEASVKGFVSVLLSIGDQPLAAQFQEVPLDLRMVEAERVGFDILKTTTVDKLPNDLEGMEASMQRLLSLIDDVYKYVDDVVEGRVPQDNKIGRFISDTVASLPKLSSEDFDKLINDGLQDQLLLLYLASLTRTQLSFAEKLNTAAQIL